One Mycolicibacterium sp. ND9-15 genomic window, CCAGGGTGGCCAGCAGCGCACCGGTGACGTCGAGTTTGAGCCGCTCGTGGTGCGTCTCGGCGAGTTTGAGGACCGCGATCGCGATGATCGCGATGCCGATCGGCACGTTGATCAGGAACGCCAGCCGCCACGAGATCACGGTCAGTGCCCCGCCCAGGACCAGCCCCAGTACCGAGCCGACGCCCTGCATGGCCGCCGAGATGGCCAGCGCGCGGTTGCGCGCCTGCCCGACCCTGTACGTCGTCGCGATCAGCGCGAGCCCGGTGGGCGCCGCCACCGCCGCCCCGGTGCCCTGCACCGCTCGGGCCACGATGAGCGTGGCGGGGTCAGTGGCCAGGCCGCACACCAGCGAGGCGATCGTGAAGACCCCGACGCCGGATAGGAACGCGCGCTTGTGGCCGATCGCGTCGCCGACGCGCCCACCGAGCAACAGCAGGCCGCCGAACGCCAGGACATAGGCGGTGATCACCCAACTCTTGCTGGCGTCGGTGAGGCCGAGGTCGGCCTGCATCCGGGGCAGCGCGACGATCACGATCGTGCCGTCGAGGGTCGCCATGAGTTGCATGCCGGTGATCGCGAGGATCGCCGGGCCCAGAACCGACGAGGCGAGCGGTAGCGCCGCGGGCGGCACGGGGCGGTCTGTCGATCCCGTGGGACCACCGACGGCAGACATGGAAAGCCACCCTACCGAGTGCGGTTTTCGCGCTATAGCTCTCCGGAGTCAGATGTCGAGCTAAAGCTCTCCGGAGTCAGATGTCGAGCTAAAGCTCTCCGGAGTCAGATGTCGAGCTAAAGCTCTCCGGAGTCAGATGTCGAGCTAAAGCTCTCCGGAGTCAGATGTCGAGCTAAAGCTCTCCGGACTCGATCGCGTCCTTGACTTCCTGCGCATGCGCGACCTGCGATGCTGTGTAGCCGATGAACAGCGCGGCACCGCCGACGATCACCGCGACCGCGGCCACCCACAGCAGGCCGTACGTGTAACCCTGATCCAGCGCATGCAACTGCGCGGCGGTCATGTCGTTGACCGGGCCGGTGGTGCCGCCCAGGTACAGCGTGCGCGAGGTGATCACGGCCTGGATCACGGCGAGTACGACGGGACCGCCGAGGTTCTGCAGCATCAGAGCGATGGCCGACACCGGGCCGATCTGGTCGAAGCCGACGCCGGCGATCGCCGACAGCATCAGCGGCACCACGATCATGCCGATGCCCAGGCCGCCGACGGTGATCGGCAGCACCAAGTTCGGGAAGTACGGGATGTTGGCGTCCAGGGTCGAGCCGTAGATCATCGCGCCGAGCACCAGCACGCCGCCGGCGATCACCAGCAGTCGCGGCGGGAACATCTGCACCAGCTGCGACGACAGCCCGAGCCCGATCCCGAGCGCGATCACGAACGGGATGAATCCGATGCCGGCCCGCAGGGGGCTGTAATCCATGATGTCCTGCACGTACAGCCCGATCAGGACGGTCAGCGTGAACATCACGCCGCCGGCCAAGAAGATCGCCGCGAACGTCGCGACCCGGTTGCGGTCCTTGAACAGGTCGAAGGGCATGACGGGGTTGGCGGCGGTGCGCTCGACGTAGAGGAAGGCGAGCAGGGCCGCAGCCGCGGCGAGGCCCGAACCCAGCGTGATCGGCGACAGCCAGCCCTGCTCGGGTCCCATCGAGAACCCGAACACCGCGGCGGTACATCCCAGCGTGGCCAGGATCGCGCCGGCCGCGTCGAGCTTGAGCCGCTCGCGGCTGGTCTCGCGCAGCGTCTTGCGGGCCAGGTGGATCATCACCAACCCGATCGGCACATTGATGAGGAACGCCCACCGCCACGACACCTCGGTCAGCGCGCCGCCGACGATCAGACCCATCACCGAGCCGATGCCGGTCATCGCGGCGAAGATCGCGGTGGCGGCGTTGC contains:
- a CDS encoding MFS transporter, with translation MTALNDAERAAMRRDAEGGDRAFPTHSQRSATQSARERTGRPAWLPSRRFFAAVIAIGGMQLLATMDSTVAIVALPKIQDELSLSDAGRSWVITAYVLTFGGLMLLGGRLGDTIGRKRTFIVGVALFTIASVLCGLAWNEATLVVARLLQGVGAAIASPTALALIATTFPKGPARNAATAIFAAMTGIGSVMGLIVGGALTEVSWRWAFLINVPIGLVMIHLARKTLRETSRERLKLDAAGAILATLGCTAAVFGFSMGPEQGWLSPITLGSGLAAAAALLAFLYVERTAANPVMPFDLFKDRNRVATFAAIFLAGGVMFTLTVLIGLYVQDIMDYSPLRAGIGFIPFVIALGIGLGLSSQLVQMFPPRLLVIAGGVLVLGAMIYGSTLDANIPYFPNLVLPITVGGLGIGMIVVPLMLSAIAGVGFDQIGPVSAIALMLQNLGGPVVLAVIQAVITSRTLYLGGTTGPVNDMTAAQLHALDQGYTYGLLWVAAVAVIVGGAALFIGYTASQVAHAQEVKDAIESGEL